A portion of the Bacillus sp. SM2101 genome contains these proteins:
- a CDS encoding bile acid:sodium symporter produces the protein MRMIYTFPQRFLHLSIPLTLVLGFIIGISTDTSFLKPTILYATIMMIYTSLVGLKLKELSSFKGSKILLYSMMINFLFIPAIALLIGKTLLNEYPNMFAGLVLLALLPTSGMTISWTSMQKGNVHAAIKLTVFSLILGSLLTPIYLLIMVGEFININMFEIFSTILLVVFLPMLLGHITFKVILKKYTLDQFQQKIKPNITPLSIWSMLYVVFVSISMKAEMIVSKPQLIIFALIVLVLFYLVNYIISTVIAKRLLNRSDGIALVNGVALRNLSIAIGLAATSFGADAALIVTLAFIVQQQGHVYYIKYAKKYWFNQQQQRTLTQRTTIG, from the coding sequence ATGAGAATGATATATACTTTTCCACAAAGGTTTCTACATTTAAGTATTCCATTAACATTGGTACTTGGTTTTATCATAGGCATTTCTACTGATACGAGCTTTTTAAAACCAACAATATTATATGCGACAATTATGATGATTTATACATCGTTGGTTGGTTTAAAGTTGAAAGAATTATCCTCATTTAAGGGGTCTAAAATTTTATTGTATTCTATGATGATCAACTTTTTATTCATTCCAGCAATTGCACTATTAATAGGTAAAACGTTATTAAATGAATACCCTAATATGTTTGCTGGTTTAGTGTTATTGGCACTATTACCTACGAGTGGTATGACTATTTCATGGACATCCATGCAAAAAGGGAACGTTCATGCTGCGATAAAATTAACAGTTTTCAGCTTAATACTTGGTTCGTTGTTAACACCGATATATTTATTAATAATGGTTGGCGAATTTATTAATATTAATATGTTTGAAATTTTCAGCACCATATTATTAGTTGTTTTTTTACCTATGTTATTGGGACATATTACGTTCAAAGTAATATTAAAAAAATATACTTTGGACCAATTTCAGCAGAAAATTAAACCTAATATAACACCATTAAGTATATGGTCAATGCTTTATGTGGTATTTGTAAGTATCAGTATGAAGGCTGAAATGATTGTTAGCAAGCCACAGTTAATCATATTTGCACTTATCGTTTTAGTGTTATTTTATCTAGTAAACTATATTATTAGTACAGTAATTGCGAAGAGGCTTTTAAATCGTTCAGATGGGATTGCTTTAGTGAACGGGGTAGCACTAAGAAACCTTTCAATTGCAATAGGTTTAGCAGCGACATCTTTCGGTGCTGATGCAGCACTAATCGTTACGTTAGCTTTTATTGTTCAGCAACAAGGTCATGTTTATTATATTAAATATGCGAAGAAGTATTGGTTTAATCAACAACAGCAAAGAACATTGACACAAAGAACAACAATTGGATAG
- a CDS encoding biotin transporter BioY, which produces MGKNSRKFRVIDVTYGAVFVALMAIGANIISWLPFLKVGNVPLSMQPFFAILAGLLLGSRVGSLSMVVYALVGIAGLPVFAEFKSGLPVLMLPTGGFIISYIFVAYFAGKIVERKEQPTLSTFMIASFVGIILVYMIGTNYMYLSINTWTGAEIGYSAAWKTMIFFAIKDFVFTIIAAMIAPRIYHLVNNTKSTPTYNKAM; this is translated from the coding sequence ATGGGAAAGAATTCAAGGAAGTTCAGGGTGATTGACGTAACATATGGAGCTGTGTTTGTAGCATTAATGGCAATTGGGGCTAATATTATTTCTTGGCTACCTTTCTTAAAAGTTGGGAATGTACCACTCTCAATGCAACCATTTTTTGCTATTTTAGCAGGATTGTTGTTAGGAAGTAGAGTTGGCTCTTTATCAATGGTCGTTTATGCTCTTGTCGGTATCGCTGGTTTACCAGTGTTTGCCGAATTTAAAAGTGGATTACCAGTTCTCATGTTACCTACAGGTGGATTTATTATTTCATATATTTTTGTAGCTTATTTTGCTGGTAAAATTGTCGAGCGCAAAGAGCAGCCGACTTTGTCAACATTTATGATTGCATCATTTGTTGGTATTATACTCGTTTATATGATTGGTACTAATTATATGTATCTTTCTATAAACACTTGGACTGGTGCAGAAATTGGATACTCAGCTGCATGGAAAACAATGATCTTTTTTGCGATAAAGGATTTTGTCTTTACGATTATTGCAGCGATGATCGCACCAAGAATTTATCATTTAGTAAATAATACTAAATCGACACCTACTTATAATAAAGCAATGTAA
- a CDS encoding OsmC family protein — protein MTNKLNIIVNSRSEGLTITNKAGKHEFILDEGKQMGGRDLGPNPLQSVLGALAACENVTARVVAREMNFDFKDMELKISGKFDPRGFMGTPHIRPYFEAVKVDVRIITTEPEGRINELQHKVESRCPVYTMLKAAQVEMIDSWQKA, from the coding sequence ATGACAAACAAATTAAACATTATTGTAAACTCACGTTCAGAGGGTCTAACAATTACGAACAAAGCTGGTAAACACGAATTTATCTTAGATGAAGGTAAACAAATGGGTGGAAGAGATTTAGGGCCAAATCCACTTCAATCAGTGTTAGGTGCGCTAGCAGCTTGCGAAAATGTTACCGCACGTGTAGTAGCACGAGAAATGAACTTTGATTTTAAAGATATGGAACTAAAAATCAGTGGAAAATTTGATCCACGCGGATTTATGGGTACCCCACATATCCGTCCATATTTCGAAGCTGTTAAGGTAGATGTGAGAATCATAACAACTGAACCCGAAGGAAGAATCAATGAGCTTCAACATAAAGTAGAATCTCGCTGTCCTGTATACACGATGCTAAAAGCTGCGCAGGTAGAAATGATTGACTCATGGCAAAAAGCATAG
- a CDS encoding response regulator transcription factor — protein MIRIVIAEDQRMMLGALGSLLNLEEDMEVVGKANNGAEAISLVQRHKPDVCIMDIEMPEKSGLEAAEELKEMACKVIILTTFARSGYFQRALKAGVKGYLLKDSPSEELANSIRSIMAGKRIYAPELMDDMYNEGHPLTHREKEVLELVADGRDTKEIADELQIKTSTVRNYISTILDKLEVKNRIEAITHFKEKGWFK, from the coding sequence ATGATTCGAATAGTTATTGCAGAAGACCAACGAATGATGCTGGGTGCATTAGGGTCACTTCTCAATTTAGAAGAAGATATGGAAGTGGTAGGTAAAGCTAATAACGGCGCTGAAGCAATATCACTTGTGCAAAGACACAAGCCAGATGTTTGTATAATGGATATTGAAATGCCAGAAAAAAGCGGACTAGAAGCAGCTGAGGAACTGAAAGAAATGGCATGTAAAGTTATCATTTTAACGACCTTTGCACGAAGTGGTTATTTCCAAAGAGCATTAAAGGCAGGTGTTAAAGGGTACCTATTAAAGGACAGCCCAAGCGAGGAGTTGGCAAACTCAATTAGAAGTATCATGGCTGGAAAGCGAATTTATGCACCTGAACTTATGGACGACATGTATAATGAAGGTCATCCTCTGACTCATCGCGAAAAAGAAGTGCTAGAACTCGTTGCTGATGGTAGAGATACGAAAGAAATTGCAGATGAACTCCAAATAAAAACGAGTACAGTAAGAAATTACATTTCAACGATACTTGATAAGCTTGAAGTTAAAAATCGAATTGAAGCCATCACTCATTTTAAAGAAAAAGGATGGTTTAAGTAA
- a CDS encoding AAA family ATPase, producing MSGFPGSGKSSLAKLLAKRTGAIVVDHDIVKTALIESLEFAKDPKIAGKISYNIDWSLAEYYLSQQNSVILDSPCLYNEMIEKGQRLCTKFGTKYKYVECYLNDFTEINRRLKHRKRMQSQLSEATEENFSITINNSKKPFDTYGLIVDSSKPLHSYVYEVIEYINSKD from the coding sequence ATGTCAGGATTTCCAGGCTCAGGGAAATCATCTCTTGCAAAGCTATTAGCAAAACGAACAGGTGCAATTGTAGTAGATCACGACATTGTGAAAACCGCATTAATAGAATCTCTTGAATTTGCAAAAGATCCAAAAATTGCAGGTAAGATTTCATACAATATTGATTGGTCATTAGCAGAATATTATTTATCTCAACAAAATAGTGTGATACTGGATAGCCCATGTTTATATAATGAAATGATAGAAAAAGGACAGCGCCTATGTACAAAGTTTGGTACAAAATATAAATACGTAGAGTGTTATCTCAATGATTTTACAGAAATAAATCGCAGATTAAAGCATCGAAAACGTATGCAAAGTCAATTAAGTGAAGCTACTGAAGAGAATTTCAGTATAACTATTAATAATAGTAAAAAGCCATTTGATACTTACGGTTTAATTGTAGATTCATCCAAACCATTACATAGCTATGTATATGAAGTCATAGAATATATAAATAGTAAAGACTAA
- a CDS encoding AI-2E family transporter, translating to MSLSEKRWFRTMIGIILILLIAFLLEKTLFVFTPVFVLIKTIFLPFVISGVLFYLCRPLIKWLEKRRIPNWLAIIIVYLVIILFFYIFYKLVTPVINDQLERLMNNLPSMINVMFEGIEYVQKNMDLFPDFQEAALSFSGDFEQKLTENIGNISSGIISFVGGFVNTIFYLFLVPFILLYMLKDGDRFQPSVAKFFPENKRGNILAVLKDMDKTISSYVQGQVIVSVSVGLMLFIGYLIIGLDYSIILAIFGMFTNVIPFLGPYLAVIPAFLVALFQDPIMAIYVAIIMLIAQQVEGNVISPQIMGKTLNIHPLTIIILILTAGNLVGILGIIFAIPTYAVAKVVISHAVKLYKISIQESR from the coding sequence ATGAGTTTAAGTGAAAAACGCTGGTTTAGAACAATGATAGGAATCATCTTGATTCTATTAATTGCATTTCTTCTTGAGAAAACGTTATTTGTGTTTACCCCGGTTTTCGTACTAATTAAAACGATTTTTTTACCATTCGTTATATCTGGGGTCTTATTTTATTTATGTAGGCCACTTATTAAGTGGTTAGAAAAAAGAAGAATTCCAAATTGGTTAGCGATAATAATCGTTTATTTGGTAATCATTCTATTCTTTTATATCTTCTACAAACTAGTAACTCCTGTTATTAATGATCAGCTAGAAAGACTAATGAATAACTTACCATCTATGATAAATGTGATGTTTGAGGGGATCGAGTATGTACAAAAAAACATGGATTTATTCCCTGATTTTCAAGAAGCAGCCTTATCCTTCAGTGGAGACTTCGAACAAAAACTAACTGAAAATATCGGAAATATATCTAGTGGGATCATTAGCTTTGTTGGTGGATTCGTTAATACGATCTTTTATCTGTTCCTCGTTCCTTTTATATTGTTATATATGTTAAAGGATGGAGATCGTTTCCAACCGAGCGTCGCTAAATTCTTTCCTGAAAATAAGCGTGGTAATATTCTTGCAGTGTTGAAAGATATGGATAAAACCATTTCTTCCTATGTACAAGGACAAGTAATCGTCAGTGTCTCTGTTGGGTTGATGCTATTTATAGGCTATCTCATTATTGGTCTTGATTATTCGATCATCTTAGCTATTTTTGGTATGTTTACGAATGTGATACCGTTTCTAGGACCTTATCTAGCTGTTATTCCTGCATTTCTTGTTGCGCTTTTCCAAGATCCTATAATGGCAATTTATGTTGCTATTATTATGCTCATTGCACAACAAGTTGAGGGTAATGTAATATCACCACAAATAATGGGAAAGACATTGAATATACACCCGTTAACAATTATCATTTTAATACTAACTGCAGGGAATTTAGTCGGGATACTAGGTATTATTTTTGCCATCCCTACTTATGCTGTTGCAAAAGTTGTTATCTCCCATGCCGTTAAGCTTTATAAAATCAGTATACAGGAATCACGTTAA
- a CDS encoding MATE family efflux transporter, whose amino-acid sequence MKKSNIQQNLTLFALTWPIFIELLLRMLMGSADTLMLSQYSDLSVAAVGVSNQIISIVIVMFNFIATGTAIIIAQQLGSKDLKRANETAVVAISVNLFFSISLSAILFIFKKDILLLMGLPDELMGEALSYLQIVGGFMFLEGLLMTIGAILRSHGFTKDTMYITMGVNLINVIGNYLFIFGAFGVPVLGVKGVAISTILSRFIGLLIIIYVLLKRTNGSLPFHIFFKFPKQPIRQLLKIGVPTAGEHLSYNTSQMLITFFIAMIGTDAITTKVYTQNLMMFIFLFALAIGQGTQIMIGHHVGANELNKAFHRCLKSLRLAVTISLSAALIFFFSGKNLLQLFTDNEGIISLGSQLLLLTIILEPGRAFNLVVINSLRAAGDVKFPVYMGILSMWGISVPLAYMLGIQMGMGLVGIWIAFIVDEWFRGILMLIRWRSKIWVQKSFVSEANAHSTS is encoded by the coding sequence TTGAAAAAATCAAACATTCAACAAAATTTAACATTATTTGCCCTCACATGGCCGATTTTTATTGAACTGTTACTCCGAATGTTAATGGGAAGCGCTGATACGCTGATGCTTAGTCAATATTCAGATCTGTCAGTTGCCGCAGTGGGAGTATCTAATCAAATAATATCAATCGTCATTGTCATGTTTAACTTTATTGCAACAGGTACTGCCATTATTATCGCCCAACAACTCGGCTCAAAAGATTTGAAGCGTGCAAATGAAACTGCAGTTGTTGCAATTTCAGTAAACTTATTTTTTAGCATCTCTTTAAGTGCTATCCTATTTATATTTAAGAAAGACATTTTATTATTAATGGGGCTACCAGATGAACTAATGGGTGAAGCCTTAAGTTATTTACAAATCGTTGGTGGTTTTATGTTTCTTGAAGGGCTTCTAATGACGATAGGAGCTATATTACGCAGCCACGGTTTTACAAAAGACACGATGTATATCACAATGGGAGTAAATCTAATAAATGTAATTGGGAATTATCTTTTTATTTTTGGTGCGTTCGGTGTACCTGTATTAGGTGTAAAGGGAGTTGCTATCTCAACAATATTAAGTAGATTTATTGGTTTACTTATCATTATTTATGTTTTATTAAAGCGAACAAATGGTTCATTACCTTTTCATATTTTCTTTAAGTTCCCAAAACAGCCGATTCGTCAATTACTTAAAATTGGTGTACCGACTGCAGGTGAACATTTATCATATAATACCTCTCAAATGCTAATTACATTCTTTATAGCTATGATCGGTACTGATGCGATAACAACTAAGGTATACACACAAAACTTAATGATGTTCATCTTTTTATTCGCACTCGCAATAGGTCAAGGAACTCAAATTATGATAGGCCACCATGTAGGGGCTAATGAACTTAACAAAGCTTTTCACAGATGCTTGAAGAGCTTAAGATTAGCGGTTACTATTTCCTTGTCTGCGGCTTTAATCTTTTTCTTCTCAGGAAAAAACTTGCTGCAGTTATTTACGGATAATGAAGGTATTATATCATTAGGTAGTCAGTTACTGTTGTTAACAATTATACTTGAACCTGGACGTGCATTTAACTTAGTTGTCATAAATTCGTTAAGAGCAGCTGGAGATGTAAAGTTTCCTGTGTATATGGGCATTTTATCTATGTGGGGCATAAGCGTACCTTTGGCATATATGTTAGGAATACAAATGGGTATGGGCTTAGTTGGTATTTGGATCGCATTTATTGTTGATGAATGGTTTCGTGGTATACTTATGTTAATTCGCTGGCGTTCCAAAATATGGGTTCAAAAAAGCTTTGTAAGTGAAGCCAATGCTCATTCTACATCATAA
- a CDS encoding AAA domain-containing protein gives MKLTIHEIFEQWQKALQAEISTLKDKGGSSVHIRHGKMISSHKDEYIYVFYTSSDVYLVEGAAVRIKYNEEDYLGEIISVEGNQLIVTLATYIGKTVSDLELSTEPWRLIEALLTRLDEASNDQQKLRQVSKLLRGNAADNHHQQHAETPLKEVVNRSLYNDTTYVWGPPGTGKTFTLSRVIVQNYVKGQKILVLTHSNAALDVVMLAVTNFLSERGRWKTGDIIRYGMSRDEQVIAHDSLLSSTIAEQIHHQIRDRKMVITEQKDYVKEKIEAKQHVPIQSVTSLQTELEGYRSELTEAEKEVIQRARVIGVTLTKAAVDKQIFDRNYDLIVIDEASMAYVPQIAFAATLGKRIVVCGDFQQLPPIALSDNMYVNRWLKEDIFRKTNIVTTLEQQGRHPNLFMLTKQRRMHPDISAFSNVEMYQSNVSDHLTVKKRAIIARKKPYPGDAMIFIDSSYFQAFAMKDEIYESRFNLITACLALHHIFVAYRNGHKSIGYVTPYRAQARIISTWLNERMPLSKLAEGTTITAATIHKFQGSERDFMIFDIVDSNGQLTAGQLLTNKQSSRLVNVAVTRAKGKLLTIADQPFIKSKVGKDKAISKLLNHMHKKNHKQSHDNIVASLTDERGSKQLTWYRNNEVNDILLKDISNANKRIMISVPQLHNYHNQLWPVLKDLSNKLVITIITEEPEQIPLQSYHLVQKRVLQPFVIIDERIIWAIAQTDIQVAAKMNAPQTVRLLLKYLNIPLAKRNQMQVRETILLHHPTISLKKYIATWHYCYVCNHQQSSFIDEEGKILLECKHCYSKRVLSDKILAKYLQYIDAKCKQCHSKLNEEMKIGQAAIYCSTCKVYYDAKRLW, from the coding sequence ATGAAATTAACTATTCATGAGATTTTTGAGCAATGGCAAAAGGCACTTCAAGCAGAAATATCTACGTTAAAAGACAAAGGTGGCTCTAGTGTTCACATTCGACATGGAAAGATGATTTCTTCTCATAAAGATGAATATATTTATGTTTTTTATACAAGTTCAGATGTCTATTTGGTAGAAGGTGCAGCAGTAAGAATTAAGTACAACGAAGAAGATTATCTTGGAGAGATTATATCTGTTGAAGGTAACCAACTTATAGTCACACTAGCTACTTATATTGGGAAAACAGTCAGCGATTTAGAATTGAGTACGGAACCTTGGCGTTTAATTGAAGCTTTATTAACAAGACTTGATGAAGCTTCAAACGATCAACAAAAACTTAGACAAGTGTCAAAGTTGTTAAGAGGTAATGCGGCTGATAATCATCATCAGCAACATGCTGAAACTCCTTTGAAAGAGGTTGTTAATCGAAGTTTATATAACGATACAACTTATGTTTGGGGACCACCTGGTACAGGAAAAACGTTCACGCTTTCCAGAGTTATCGTCCAAAATTATGTAAAAGGACAAAAAATCCTCGTCTTAACACATAGCAATGCTGCACTTGATGTAGTAATGCTTGCTGTTACAAATTTCTTGTCTGAACGTGGACGTTGGAAAACAGGTGATATTATTAGATACGGTATGAGTCGAGACGAACAGGTCATTGCACACGATAGTCTACTGTCTTCAACAATAGCTGAACAGATCCATCATCAAATACGTGACCGAAAAATGGTGATTACTGAACAAAAAGATTATGTAAAAGAGAAAATAGAAGCTAAGCAACACGTTCCGATACAATCTGTTACGTCATTACAAACTGAGCTAGAAGGGTATCGTTCTGAATTAACAGAGGCTGAGAAAGAAGTTATCCAGCGAGCACGAGTAATAGGGGTAACGCTAACGAAAGCGGCAGTGGATAAGCAAATTTTTGATAGAAACTATGATCTTATCGTGATTGATGAAGCAAGTATGGCGTATGTCCCACAAATAGCCTTTGCAGCTACTCTTGGTAAGAGAATTGTTGTTTGTGGTGATTTTCAACAGTTACCTCCTATTGCTCTTTCAGACAATATGTATGTAAATAGATGGCTTAAGGAAGATATATTTCGGAAGACAAACATTGTGACAACTTTGGAACAACAGGGAAGACACCCGAATTTGTTTATGTTAACTAAACAGAGAAGGATGCATCCTGATATTTCCGCATTTTCTAATGTAGAAATGTATCAATCCAATGTAAGTGATCACTTAACAGTTAAAAAGAGAGCAATCATAGCTAGAAAAAAGCCTTATCCGGGTGATGCAATGATTTTCATTGATAGCTCCTATTTTCAAGCTTTTGCTATGAAGGATGAAATCTATGAATCAAGGTTTAACTTAATCACAGCCTGTCTTGCACTACACCATATATTTGTTGCCTATCGAAACGGGCATAAATCCATAGGGTACGTGACGCCATATCGTGCCCAAGCTCGAATCATATCCACTTGGCTAAATGAAAGAATGCCATTATCAAAATTAGCAGAAGGTACGACAATTACAGCTGCAACTATTCACAAATTCCAAGGCTCTGAACGAGATTTCATGATATTTGATATTGTGGACAGTAATGGTCAGCTTACTGCTGGTCAGTTGTTAACTAATAAACAATCATCACGACTAGTAAATGTAGCTGTCACAAGAGCAAAAGGCAAGTTATTAACAATTGCTGATCAACCTTTTATTAAGAGCAAGGTAGGTAAAGATAAAGCGATTAGTAAACTGTTAAATCATATGCATAAGAAAAATCACAAACAGAGCCACGACAACATTGTAGCATCATTAACAGATGAACGAGGTAGTAAACAATTAACTTGGTATCGGAATAATGAAGTGAATGATATATTATTAAAGGATATTTCAAATGCCAACAAAAGAATTATGATCTCTGTACCACAATTACACAACTATCATAATCAACTTTGGCCAGTGTTAAAAGATTTATCTAATAAATTGGTCATAACAATTATTACTGAAGAACCTGAACAAATTCCACTACAAAGCTACCATTTAGTACAAAAAAGAGTTTTACAGCCGTTTGTGATTATTGATGAAAGAATCATATGGGCTATCGCTCAAACAGATATACAGGTTGCAGCAAAGATGAACGCGCCACAAACAGTTCGGTTGCTATTAAAATACTTAAATATCCCATTGGCTAAACGAAATCAGATGCAAGTTAGAGAAACAATACTTCTACATCATCCAACGATTTCACTGAAGAAGTATATTGCAACTTGGCACTATTGTTACGTTTGCAATCACCAGCAGAGTAGTTTTATAGATGAGGAAGGAAAGATTCTACTTGAGTGTAAGCATTGCTATAGTAAACGTGTATTATCTGACAAAATTTTAGCTAAATATTTACAATATATTGATGCAAAATGTAAGCAATGTCATTCAAAATTAAATGAGGAAATGAAAATTGGACAAGCAGCCATCTATTGCTCAACATGTAAAGTCTATTACGATGCAAAACGATTGTGGTAA
- a CDS encoding sensor histidine kinase, with protein MIKKLWIFQKSEGISPYIWSVFSILPFYFVFQSSSKLEVVIGIILTVLFLVSYRFAFISKGWIMYLLTLLLLAISVTMTILFQFIYFAFYIAYFNGHIRSRITFMTFYIIHLIITTGLINFSVILQEQLFLKQIPFIIIVWISVILLPFNIYNRKKQGRLEEQLEDANKRISELVKQEERQRIARDLHDTLGQKLSLIGLKSDLARKLIAKDPEKAKSELKDVQQTARTALNEVRNMVSQMRGIRLKEEFVRVKEILKAAQLEFIIDEDVKLNNVSLFLENILSMCVKEAVTNVVKHSNATLCEISIEQSWNEISITVRDNGIGIAIDHDLGKGSGLLGMKERLEFVNGRLDIVSNEGTAIIMKVPNNIVKQGNEEELK; from the coding sequence ATGATAAAAAAGTTATGGATATTTCAAAAGAGTGAGGGCATTTCACCATACATATGGAGCGTATTTAGTATTTTACCGTTCTATTTTGTTTTTCAATCTTCTTCAAAGCTTGAAGTTGTAATAGGAATTATATTAACTGTTTTATTTCTTGTTTCTTATAGATTTGCATTCATCTCCAAAGGATGGATCATGTATTTATTAACGTTATTATTATTAGCAATATCAGTAACAATGACCATCTTATTTCAATTTATTTATTTTGCATTTTATATTGCCTATTTTAATGGTCATATAAGAAGTCGTATCACCTTTATGACGTTTTACATTATACATTTAATCATAACAACGGGCTTAATTAACTTTAGTGTCATTCTTCAAGAACAGCTATTTCTAAAACAAATTCCTTTTATTATCATTGTGTGGATTAGCGTGATCCTTCTACCGTTCAATATTTATAATCGGAAAAAACAAGGTAGACTTGAAGAACAGCTAGAAGATGCTAATAAAAGGATTTCTGAGCTTGTTAAACAAGAGGAACGACAACGAATTGCCCGTGACTTACACGACACGTTAGGTCAAAAACTTTCTTTAATTGGCTTAAAAAGTGATTTAGCAAGAAAGCTAATTGCTAAAGATCCTGAAAAAGCCAAAAGCGAATTGAAGGATGTTCAGCAAACTGCACGCACAGCTTTAAATGAAGTAAGAAATATGGTATCACAAATGCGTGGTATAAGGTTGAAAGAGGAATTTGTACGAGTAAAAGAAATTTTAAAAGCTGCTCAACTTGAATTTATTATAGATGAGGATGTCAAATTGAACAATGTTTCATTGTTTCTAGAAAATATACTAAGCATGTGTGTCAAAGAAGCTGTAACAAATGTAGTGAAACATAGTAACGCTACTTTATGTGAGATATCTATAGAACAATCATGGAATGAAATTTCTATTACCGTTCGTGATAACGGTATTGGCATCGCCATAGATCACGATTTAGGTAAAGGAAGTGGCCTTTTAGGAATGAAAGAAAGACTTGAGTTTGTGAATGGTAGACTAGATATCGTTTCAAATGAAGGAACAGCAATCATCATGAAAGTGCCCAATAACATAGTTAAGCAGGGAAATGAGGAGGAACTGAAATGA
- a CDS encoding AraC family transcriptional regulator, translating into MSIITIPAPPFPTYIKGGRAIFHKGQRHFKRTFIVFDLIYVCKGVVYITEDDIPYEIKEGQYIILVPGIEHYGHQGCTEKSEYIWMHFQTEQTYQLEESRSLNWSHIIQRQPTFVTPAHFHLQLPRLGAVRRQSYMENVMEKVISLNELQNPEVHIQQQLYFQDFIFHLQKETLSIPDASEKLAEQVVIYLKERYKENFLLEDVARDLHFHADYITRCMQRSLGMTPLQFLTQYRLFQAKKLLTTTDKRVMDIGKEVGIQDYTYFSKLFKQHEGMSPVMYRKEVSRSNDMN; encoded by the coding sequence ATGAGTATAATAACTATACCAGCCCCACCTTTTCCTACGTATATTAAAGGTGGGAGGGCAATATTTCATAAAGGACAAAGGCATTTTAAAAGAACATTTATCGTTTTTGATTTAATCTACGTTTGTAAAGGGGTTGTGTATATAACTGAAGATGACATTCCATACGAAATAAAAGAAGGGCAGTATATTATTTTAGTTCCAGGAATTGAACATTATGGACATCAAGGATGTACAGAGAAAAGTGAATACATATGGATGCATTTTCAAACAGAGCAGACTTATCAGTTAGAGGAGAGCCGATCCTTAAACTGGTCTCATATCATTCAGAGACAACCTACTTTTGTCACACCAGCTCATTTTCATTTACAGCTCCCAAGGCTTGGTGCTGTCCGAAGACAGAGTTATATGGAAAATGTAATGGAAAAAGTCATTTCATTAAATGAATTGCAAAATCCCGAAGTCCATATACAACAACAGCTCTATTTTCAAGATTTTATCTTTCATCTTCAAAAAGAAACCCTTAGTATTCCTGATGCTTCTGAAAAATTAGCAGAGCAAGTAGTGATCTATTTAAAAGAACGTTATAAGGAGAATTTTTTGTTAGAGGATGTAGCACGTGACCTTCATTTTCATGCTGATTATATAACAAGGTGTATGCAGCGTTCACTTGGGATGACTCCTTTACAATTTCTTACCCAATATCGATTGTTTCAAGCGAAAAAGTTACTAACGACGACAGATAAAAGGGTTATGGATATTGGTAAGGAAGTTGGAATTCAGGATTACACGTACTTTTCAAAGCTCTTTAAGCAGCATGAAGGAATGAGTCCTGTCATGTATCGTAAAGAAGTGAGCCGATCAAATGATATGAACTAG